A part of Rhodopirellula bahusiensis genomic DNA contains:
- a CDS encoding serine/threonine-protein kinase: MTDSSSAPDSPPEFLDPPEAAGELGRLGPYRVIELLGQGGMGHVYRAQDTRLQRTVALKVMNERFAKSPNSRKRIVEEARSMAAVHHDNVATLFEVGQRNGTPFLAMELLQGATLEQLLRSGRRFNPDEVISIADQVALGLEAAHDRGIIHRDIKPANLWIQSPTERVKILDFGLAVAGSAVQGLARGDSVVGTPGYLSPEQARNETVDERTDLYSLGVVMYELCAGKVPLLASNTPTQLVNILCREPLTLSQQKRSGEPVDVPEPLERLIMRLLSKEPGQRYETAGHFRKALSSVSEQIHESKQAGLAIEVEPDAVNGSSVQEGSNSNAAKKATRGGSGKVLLAVGGLAAAVLIGGGAWWTLRDRPAEDSPAAPVREASSPEASPAVLAAQLGALQLTGKVIADPEIPVGEMARFRLQLTNQAESSETDPRVRYSQAGQVARITTYLQQEGQLKRKAPAFPRSFSPRQLPAPGETQSIEIQFLTNNLAQEQFDVIFELQSPAGALVDSTTSQFEVAENLQSGDLLGFDTVRTRAGKGADTYVREGSTEDFGKQPVVVAHRDGANGSNVLAIAFLRFDLTQLNPPAGAGSDSASSVLERIERSALLLSMAPESHPGAGRILVHGWPLDLSTSNGTGPLDWSETGDGFLRFANSPVANGMDGMVPLGELKFDNSGEGLKDRPDGIRFVSKALDDFLRSSTGVVTLVLSQEGWLGDPTRFNSRDRSLELAPGLAVRWKTD, encoded by the coding sequence ATGACCGATTCATCGTCCGCACCCGATTCACCGCCTGAGTTTCTGGATCCCCCAGAAGCTGCCGGCGAATTAGGCCGACTCGGACCGTATCGTGTGATCGAATTGCTGGGGCAGGGCGGCATGGGTCATGTCTACCGAGCCCAGGACACGCGATTGCAGCGAACGGTTGCTCTGAAGGTGATGAACGAGCGATTCGCGAAATCGCCGAACAGCCGCAAGCGGATTGTCGAAGAGGCTCGCTCAATGGCCGCGGTGCACCACGACAACGTGGCGACACTGTTCGAAGTTGGCCAACGCAACGGAACGCCTTTTTTGGCGATGGAGTTGTTGCAAGGAGCGACGCTGGAGCAACTGTTGCGATCTGGTCGCCGGTTCAATCCAGATGAAGTGATCTCGATTGCTGATCAAGTCGCCTTGGGGCTGGAAGCGGCTCATGATCGTGGGATCATTCATCGAGACATCAAGCCCGCGAATTTGTGGATTCAGTCGCCCACCGAACGCGTCAAAATTTTGGACTTTGGTTTGGCGGTCGCCGGATCCGCGGTTCAAGGATTGGCCCGAGGCGACAGCGTTGTCGGTACGCCCGGCTATCTGTCGCCTGAGCAAGCTCGAAACGAAACCGTCGATGAACGCACCGATCTCTATTCGCTTGGCGTGGTGATGTATGAGCTGTGTGCTGGCAAAGTTCCGTTGCTCGCATCGAACACGCCAACCCAGCTCGTCAACATTCTCTGCCGCGAACCTTTGACGCTCTCGCAGCAAAAGCGAAGCGGCGAACCAGTGGACGTGCCCGAGCCGCTCGAGCGACTGATCATGAGATTGCTGTCCAAGGAACCTGGGCAACGATACGAGACTGCCGGGCACTTCCGCAAAGCTTTGTCGTCGGTGTCCGAACAAATTCACGAGTCCAAGCAAGCCGGCCTGGCGATCGAAGTCGAACCTGATGCAGTCAATGGTTCGTCGGTCCAAGAAGGATCGAATTCCAATGCCGCGAAAAAGGCAACTCGTGGGGGAAGTGGAAAAGTTTTGCTCGCGGTCGGCGGTTTGGCTGCCGCCGTTTTGATCGGTGGCGGTGCGTGGTGGACACTGCGTGATCGGCCAGCTGAGGATTCACCTGCGGCCCCGGTGCGGGAGGCATCCTCTCCCGAAGCGTCACCCGCTGTGCTGGCAGCTCAGTTGGGAGCGTTGCAATTGACTGGGAAAGTCATCGCCGATCCGGAGATTCCGGTTGGTGAAATGGCCCGGTTCCGGCTTCAGCTAACCAATCAGGCGGAGTCATCCGAAACCGATCCGCGAGTTCGGTATTCGCAGGCTGGACAGGTCGCCCGCATCACGACTTACTTGCAACAAGAAGGTCAACTGAAACGCAAGGCTCCCGCGTTCCCTCGATCGTTTTCGCCGAGGCAGTTGCCGGCTCCTGGCGAGACACAGTCGATCGAGATTCAGTTTCTGACCAACAACTTGGCGCAGGAACAGTTTGATGTGATCTTTGAATTGCAATCGCCCGCGGGCGCACTTGTTGACTCAACAACGTCGCAGTTCGAGGTCGCCGAGAACTTGCAGTCCGGCGACTTATTGGGGTTTGACACGGTCAGAACGCGAGCGGGAAAAGGTGCCGACACCTATGTTCGCGAGGGAAGCACGGAGGACTTTGGCAAGCAACCCGTTGTGGTCGCTCACCGAGATGGGGCAAACGGCAGCAATGTCTTGGCGATTGCATTCCTTCGATTCGATTTGACTCAGTTGAATCCGCCTGCGGGAGCTGGATCCGATTCGGCGAGCTCCGTGCTCGAGCGGATTGAGCGTTCCGCATTGTTGTTGAGCATGGCTCCTGAATCGCACCCCGGTGCGGGGCGGATCTTGGTCCACGGGTGGCCACTGGACCTGTCGACTTCCAATGGAACTGGGCCGCTGGATTGGAGCGAAACGGGCGACGGCTTTTTGAGGTTTGCAAACAGTCCCGTGGCGAATGGCATGGATGGAATGGTACCACTTGGGGAACTGAAATTCGACAATTCCGGGGAAGGCCTGAAAGACCGACCGGACGGCATTCGCTTTGTTTCGAAAGCACTGGACGACTTTCTGCGTTCATCCACCGGTGTGGTCACGCTGGTTTTGTCGCAGGAAGGATGGTTGGGAGATCCCACCCGGTTCAATTCTCGAGACCGTTCGCTGGAGCTCGCCCCTGGATTGGCTGTTCGGTGGAAAACGGATTGA
- a CDS encoding 3'-5' exoribonuclease YhaM family protein — MSRTAIHDLADGMTLAQPFQAADKQLRVNRQGGKYILLKLSDRSGTIVGMMWNADETTFDTFDRGDYIHCTGRTQVHNGALQVILTEIQRMDPAEVDQSDFDRFDATQADNNFTRLRELLATISHPALHALAQSYLNDDSFVQSFRQAAAAVSNHHAYPGGLLEHTVNMMELVRLISPRYANVDTDLLLMGAFLHDLGKIDELRASGEISYTDRGQFVGHIVIGVQRLGEKITETEATTGQKFSTGLRHQLEHLIVSHHGVLEYGSPKIPVTLEAVALHHIDNLDAKLASYSSIIESDIAADGNWTNYNPSIGRKLWKGDS, encoded by the coding sequence GTGTCACGAACCGCTATCCATGATCTCGCCGACGGAATGACGTTGGCCCAGCCGTTCCAAGCCGCTGACAAACAACTGCGAGTCAATCGACAGGGCGGCAAATACATTCTGCTGAAACTGTCCGATCGCTCCGGCACGATCGTCGGGATGATGTGGAACGCGGACGAAACCACGTTCGACACCTTTGATCGCGGCGACTACATCCATTGCACGGGCCGCACTCAAGTGCACAACGGTGCATTGCAAGTCATTCTGACCGAGATCCAACGCATGGATCCGGCGGAAGTCGACCAAAGTGACTTCGACCGCTTTGACGCGACTCAAGCCGACAACAACTTCACTCGACTGCGGGAATTACTGGCCACAATTTCGCATCCCGCCCTGCACGCGTTGGCTCAGTCGTACCTAAACGATGACTCCTTCGTTCAGTCGTTCCGACAAGCCGCCGCGGCGGTTTCCAATCACCACGCTTACCCCGGCGGGCTGCTCGAACACACCGTCAACATGATGGAATTGGTTCGCCTGATCTCGCCCCGCTACGCCAACGTGGACACGGACCTGCTGTTGATGGGAGCCTTCCTGCATGACCTCGGCAAAATCGACGAACTACGTGCCAGCGGTGAGATCAGCTACACCGACCGCGGCCAGTTCGTCGGGCACATTGTCATTGGTGTTCAGCGTCTGGGTGAAAAGATCACGGAAACCGAAGCCACCACCGGCCAAAAGTTTTCAACCGGGCTGCGACACCAACTGGAACACTTGATCGTCAGTCACCACGGCGTGTTGGAATACGGCAGCCCCAAGATCCCAGTCACTTTGGAAGCCGTCGCCTTGCACCACATCGACAACCTCGACGCCAAGCTCGCCTCGTATTCTTCGATCATCGAATCCGATATCGCTGCGGACGGAAACTGGACGAACTACAACCCATCGATCGGACGCAAACTTTGGAAGGGCGACTCGTGA
- the queC gene encoding 7-cyano-7-deazaguanine synthase QueC codes for MNSSSQRQAEFAQENAGRAVVLLSGGLDSATCVAIARDKGFEVHAISFRYGQRHDGELDRAAKQASLMSVASHRVIDIDLAQLGGSALVDSSIAVPKSDHVDKIAGDIPVTYVPARNTIFLSYALAVAETLGSRDIFIGVNALDYSGYPDCRPEFIDAFQTMARLATKAGVEDEHSLTIHTPLLHWTKAEIIQRGIELGVDYSQTLSCYDPQGSGDEMQPCGQCDACLLRAKGFAENEIADPAIG; via the coding sequence GTGAATTCATCCTCGCAACGACAAGCCGAGTTTGCACAGGAAAACGCTGGCCGAGCGGTGGTGTTGCTTTCAGGCGGACTGGACAGCGCGACCTGCGTTGCGATCGCTCGCGACAAAGGGTTCGAAGTTCACGCCATCAGTTTTCGGTACGGACAGCGTCACGATGGCGAACTGGACCGGGCAGCGAAACAAGCCAGTCTGATGAGTGTCGCCTCACATCGCGTGATCGATATCGATCTGGCTCAGCTCGGTGGCTCCGCCCTGGTGGACTCGTCCATTGCCGTTCCCAAATCCGATCATGTCGACAAAATTGCCGGCGACATTCCGGTGACCTATGTCCCGGCTCGCAACACGATCTTTTTGTCTTACGCTTTGGCAGTCGCCGAAACTTTGGGCTCGCGAGACATCTTCATCGGCGTCAACGCACTTGACTACAGCGGCTACCCGGATTGCCGCCCGGAGTTCATCGACGCATTCCAAACGATGGCACGCCTGGCAACCAAAGCGGGTGTGGAAGACGAGCACTCGCTCACCATTCACACGCCACTGTTGCACTGGACGAAAGCCGAGATCATCCAACGTGGAATCGAACTCGGCGTGGACTACTCGCAGACACTGTCATGCTACGACCCGCAAGGCAGCGGTGACGAGATGCAACCGTGCGGTCAGTGCGACGCGTGTTTGCTAAGAGCCAAAGGATTCGCGGAAAACGAAATCGCTGATCCCGCGATCGGTTGA
- a CDS encoding membrane or secreted protein: MNFQRVQVADKRVIYPTRTYFSNFDGRPRARRVAMLHVMTAVLVVCLMGSQSIAQDASPKKENGAGQGDAKPVLMTALKLLPDTAAGVVRIPDLTVLCDSWKKTTLSGITDDPAMKPLIDANFGSQGAVWEKLGDKVGLRPKELYEIATGEVIAVWLPFENDNRRPSSVCVVADIRGKHAEAEAVLTRVDNDLKADGATRTDVTHAGETVRVYRPKTRPGQLKIEQVVVSLTKDRVIASDRDSVVFEILDAIANDGREDSLDKAPLLRTVWKQALSRSEIVTEGSQVEWFVKPLTMGRIVRDVAKVDRGNKVRILNLLENQGFDAVQAAGGIAVVGQGKFDLLHRGYVHAPPVTEEPSRYRLAARILQFPNTPLDQVPAWVPANTASLTRVNWKIEEAFWAIETLVDEAFDNEIFRPSIEGIRDDEEGPQIDIEKNVLPNLSEHVFLLTDNTLPATVDSERVLVAIELRNADAIGTAVRKAMEVEPDVFKVDLVPGVEIWQVKHGSGDDELDDEFFDDLGFEEEIDEKQSPLLNTWAIAMVPAGKGSAKPHLVFSSHVDLLVDVATRMQTGQGEKLADLAEVKDLLKMTSEMGADEVAFQRVVRLRQSLRAKYELQRQGELKNSDSVLASLVRRMFEGDEPEVDEPIERLNVSKWPAFSEVEKYFRNAFGFVETTETGWNLNGFLLK; this comes from the coding sequence ATGAATTTTCAACGGGTGCAAGTGGCGGACAAACGAGTGATCTATCCCACACGAACATATTTTTCCAACTTCGACGGTCGACCACGGGCTCGACGCGTCGCGATGCTCCATGTGATGACAGCCGTTTTGGTCGTGTGTTTGATGGGATCACAATCGATCGCTCAAGACGCTTCGCCCAAGAAAGAGAACGGGGCAGGGCAGGGCGATGCAAAACCGGTCTTGATGACGGCGCTGAAGTTACTGCCCGACACAGCGGCTGGCGTGGTGCGAATTCCCGACCTGACCGTGCTGTGCGATTCGTGGAAGAAGACCACACTGTCCGGCATAACGGATGATCCCGCGATGAAGCCGCTGATCGATGCCAATTTTGGCAGCCAAGGTGCCGTGTGGGAAAAGCTGGGCGACAAGGTTGGATTGCGTCCCAAGGAACTGTACGAAATCGCGACCGGAGAAGTGATCGCGGTTTGGTTGCCCTTTGAGAACGACAACCGCCGCCCGTCCTCCGTGTGCGTTGTCGCCGACATCCGAGGCAAGCACGCGGAAGCGGAAGCTGTTTTGACACGAGTGGACAACGATCTGAAGGCCGACGGTGCCACTCGCACCGACGTCACTCACGCCGGCGAAACCGTTCGCGTGTACCGGCCAAAGACACGCCCCGGGCAATTGAAGATCGAACAGGTCGTTGTCTCGCTCACCAAAGACCGTGTGATCGCGTCGGATCGTGATTCGGTCGTGTTTGAAATTCTGGATGCGATTGCAAACGATGGCCGGGAAGATTCCTTGGACAAAGCGCCTCTGTTGCGAACGGTTTGGAAACAAGCTCTCTCGCGTAGCGAAATTGTTACCGAAGGTTCGCAAGTCGAATGGTTCGTGAAACCGTTGACGATGGGTCGCATTGTTCGTGACGTGGCCAAGGTAGATCGCGGCAACAAAGTCCGCATTCTGAACCTGTTGGAGAACCAAGGGTTTGACGCTGTGCAAGCAGCGGGCGGCATCGCGGTTGTGGGGCAGGGCAAGTTCGATTTGTTGCATCGCGGGTACGTGCACGCTCCTCCGGTCACGGAAGAGCCCAGTCGCTACCGATTGGCCGCGAGAATATTGCAGTTCCCGAACACGCCCTTGGACCAAGTGCCCGCTTGGGTTCCCGCGAACACGGCCAGTTTGACGCGAGTGAATTGGAAGATCGAAGAAGCGTTTTGGGCGATCGAGACTTTGGTTGACGAAGCATTCGACAACGAGATTTTCCGCCCCAGCATCGAAGGCATTCGTGACGACGAAGAAGGGCCACAAATCGACATCGAGAAGAACGTTTTGCCAAACCTTTCCGAGCACGTGTTTCTGCTGACGGACAACACTCTGCCCGCGACCGTGGATTCTGAACGAGTCTTGGTTGCGATTGAGCTTCGCAATGCGGATGCGATCGGAACAGCGGTTCGTAAAGCGATGGAAGTGGAACCCGATGTGTTCAAGGTGGACCTCGTTCCCGGCGTAGAAATTTGGCAAGTCAAGCACGGCAGCGGGGATGACGAACTGGATGACGAGTTCTTTGATGACCTCGGCTTCGAGGAAGAAATTGACGAAAAGCAATCGCCGCTCTTGAACACCTGGGCGATTGCCATGGTCCCCGCCGGCAAAGGATCCGCCAAACCGCACTTGGTCTTCAGCAGCCATGTCGATTTGTTGGTGGATGTCGCAACGCGAATGCAGACGGGCCAAGGCGAGAAGTTAGCTGATCTGGCTGAGGTCAAAGACCTACTGAAAATGACGAGCGAGATGGGAGCCGATGAGGTCGCATTCCAACGCGTCGTGCGATTGCGTCAGTCATTGCGAGCGAAGTACGAACTGCAACGTCAAGGCGAACTGAAGAACAGCGATTCCGTTTTGGCTTCTTTGGTCAGACGTATGTTCGAAGGAGACGAACCGGAAGTGGATGAACCCATCGAGCGTCTCAACGTGAGCAAATGGCCCGCGTTCAGTGAAGTCGAAAAATACTTCCGCAACGCATTCGGTTTCGTCGAAACCACGGAAACTGGTTGGAACCTCAACGGGTTCTTGTTGAAGTGA
- the purB gene encoding adenylosuccinate lyase, which yields MTETQETPYQNPLIERYASREMAFHWGPQRRFASWRKVWIALAEAEQELGIPITDAQIEQLKSFETKLNLDEAKKYERELRHDVMAHVHAYGDQCPDARGIIHLGATSCFVTDNADLLLIREALQLTAKRLAATIDQMAKFAAEHRDLPCLAFTHFQPAQPTTVGKRACLWIYDLVLDLEAIEHRLETLRARSAKGTTGTQASFLELFSGDQDKVRTLEKRIAEKLSFDSVYAVTGQTYPRKVDAQLLDALSGIGQSLHKIATDIRLLAGRKEVEEPFEKKQIGSSAMAYKRNPMRSERICALGRFVMSLQSSPAMTAATQWMERTLDDSANRRLVIPQAFLAIDASLVLMQNVADGMVVYPATIAKNLGAELPFMATENILMQAVAAGGDRQDLHEQIRVHSQAAALEVKQNAGDNDLLERLKGDKNFAGIDLEAAIDPHAYVGRAPQQVDEFMEAIIAPIRQRYSGGDDLSVEVTV from the coding sequence ATGACCGAAACGCAGGAAACACCGTACCAAAACCCCCTGATTGAGCGTTACGCGTCACGAGAAATGGCGTTTCACTGGGGACCGCAGCGGCGATTTGCATCCTGGCGAAAGGTCTGGATCGCGCTCGCGGAGGCCGAACAAGAACTTGGAATCCCCATCACCGACGCCCAAATCGAGCAGCTCAAATCGTTTGAGACCAAGCTGAATCTCGATGAGGCCAAGAAATACGAGCGTGAATTGCGCCACGACGTGATGGCTCACGTCCACGCTTACGGCGATCAATGCCCAGACGCCCGTGGGATCATTCACCTCGGCGCGACCAGTTGTTTTGTAACCGACAACGCGGATCTGCTGCTGATTCGCGAAGCCCTGCAACTCACCGCAAAACGTTTGGCGGCCACGATCGACCAAATGGCAAAATTCGCGGCCGAGCACCGCGACCTGCCCTGCCTCGCCTTCACCCACTTTCAACCCGCCCAGCCAACCACGGTCGGAAAACGAGCATGCTTGTGGATCTACGACCTGGTCCTTGATCTCGAAGCGATCGAACATCGTCTCGAAACGCTGCGAGCACGTTCGGCCAAAGGCACCACGGGGACCCAAGCCAGCTTCCTCGAGTTGTTCTCGGGCGATCAAGACAAAGTGCGAACCCTCGAGAAACGAATCGCGGAAAAGCTTTCGTTTGATTCTGTCTACGCGGTCACCGGGCAAACCTACCCTCGCAAGGTCGACGCTCAATTGCTCGACGCCCTGTCCGGCATTGGCCAAAGCCTGCACAAGATCGCCACCGACATCCGCTTGCTCGCCGGTCGTAAAGAAGTCGAAGAGCCGTTTGAGAAGAAGCAAATCGGCAGCTCGGCGATGGCCTACAAACGCAACCCGATGCGGAGCGAGCGAATCTGTGCACTCGGCCGATTTGTCATGAGCCTGCAAAGCAGCCCCGCGATGACCGCGGCGACTCAGTGGATGGAACGCACGCTCGACGACAGCGCCAACCGCCGCTTGGTCATCCCGCAAGCGTTCTTGGCGATCGACGCATCACTGGTGTTGATGCAAAACGTTGCCGACGGAATGGTCGTCTACCCAGCCACGATCGCGAAAAACCTGGGTGCAGAACTTCCGTTCATGGCGACCGAGAACATCTTGATGCAAGCGGTCGCTGCGGGCGGTGACCGTCAAGATTTGCACGAACAAATTCGCGTGCACAGCCAAGCCGCGGCACTGGAAGTCAAACAGAACGCTGGCGACAACGACCTGCTGGAACGTCTCAAGGGCGACAAGAACTTCGCCGGCATCGACTTGGAAGCTGCGATTGATCCGCACGCTTACGTGGGGCGAGCTCCCCAACAAGTCGACGAGTTCATGGAAGCAATCATCGCCCCCATCCGCCAGCGATACTCCGGCGGCGACGATCTGAGCGTCGAAGTCACCGTCTGA
- a CDS encoding porin has product MKSKRAALWLALGGLVGLGSLNGVSAADRFVADASYQGGMPTTQAEVLPVGHFDASCDESCDTFPEMECGCGELTCDGGCDGGCGDMGGGLFDDGGCGMFDCDLGDPFTLFGEACGYTVGGWVQMGYHSKALPLFNNRPDEYNLHQAWFYAEKAIDTSDGFDFGGRIDYVYGIDAQDTQAFGIDNGHWDNSWDHGEYGSALPQVYGEVGYGDLSVKFGHFFTIIGYEVVGAPDNFFYSHAYTMYNSEPFTHTGALATYAAGEDLTLYGGYTLGWDSGFEDNGDSFLGGASLAMSDDVTVTYATVAGRFADQPGGTTSQGYMHSIVTDITLTEQLQYILQSDYIDAEDGNGANFKETYGLNNYLIYTVSDCLALGSRFEWYDADAGVFNGNVDVYALTLGANVKPHANVLIRPEIRWDWADGADVTGILENDEDEQTTFGIDTIFLF; this is encoded by the coding sequence ATGAAATCGAAACGAGCTGCTTTGTGGTTGGCCCTCGGTGGCTTGGTTGGATTGGGAAGCCTCAATGGCGTTTCTGCCGCCGACCGATTCGTGGCCGACGCAAGTTACCAGGGCGGAATGCCCACGACGCAAGCCGAAGTCCTCCCCGTGGGGCACTTCGACGCCAGTTGTGATGAATCGTGTGACACGTTTCCCGAAATGGAATGTGGTTGCGGCGAACTGACCTGCGACGGCGGTTGCGATGGTGGTTGTGGGGACATGGGAGGCGGCCTGTTTGACGATGGTGGCTGCGGAATGTTCGATTGCGATCTCGGCGATCCGTTCACTCTGTTCGGCGAAGCCTGTGGCTACACCGTCGGCGGTTGGGTCCAAATGGGATACCACAGCAAAGCGTTGCCTTTGTTCAATAACCGTCCCGACGAATACAACTTGCATCAAGCTTGGTTCTACGCCGAGAAAGCGATCGACACCTCGGACGGGTTCGATTTCGGCGGACGCATTGACTACGTCTACGGCATCGATGCCCAGGACACGCAAGCGTTCGGAATTGACAACGGTCACTGGGACAACTCGTGGGACCACGGCGAGTATGGCAGTGCGTTGCCGCAAGTTTACGGTGAAGTTGGTTACGGCGACCTGTCGGTCAAATTTGGTCACTTCTTCACGATCATTGGTTACGAAGTCGTCGGTGCTCCTGACAACTTCTTCTACAGCCATGCTTACACGATGTACAACAGCGAGCCTTTCACCCACACCGGTGCATTGGCGACCTACGCCGCTGGCGAAGACCTGACTCTCTACGGTGGTTACACCTTGGGCTGGGACAGCGGATTCGAAGACAACGGCGACTCGTTCTTGGGTGGTGCATCGCTTGCAATGAGTGACGATGTCACGGTCACCTACGCAACGGTTGCTGGTCGCTTCGCAGATCAGCCCGGCGGAACCACTTCGCAAGGCTACATGCACTCGATCGTCACCGACATCACGTTGACCGAGCAACTGCAATACATCTTGCAATCGGACTACATCGACGCGGAAGACGGCAACGGTGCCAACTTCAAAGAAACCTACGGCCTGAACAACTACCTGATCTACACGGTCAGCGATTGCTTGGCTTTGGGCAGCCGTTTCGAGTGGTATGACGCCGACGCCGGTGTCTTCAACGGCAACGTTGATGTCTACGCGTTGACTTTGGGTGCCAACGTCAAACCGCACGCCAACGTCTTGATCCGTCCCGAAATTCGCTGGGACTGGGCTGACGGAGCCGACGTGACTGGCATTCTCGAGAATGACGAAGACGAACAAACCACGTTCGGCATCGACACGATCTTCTTGTTCTAA
- a CDS encoding porin produces MCGCEPVGCSTGCDTEVTCGCETVGCLGDCGCNDGCDSACDSGCDSAFGCGAGSCLPGLGDCCLDDPYTLFGDVCGIEVGGWASIGYHTKALPLFNSRPDNVQLHQAWLYAEKAIDTSCGFDIGGRIDYVYGTDGPDTQAFGIDNGHWDNDWDNGGDYGSAIPQLYTEMGYGDLSVKVGHFFTIIGWEVVAAPDNFFYSHAYTMYNSEPFTHTGALATYNVSDDLSVFGGYTMGWDSGFEDNGDNFLGGFSAGLTDDLTLTYATTIGTFGEDNAGGVEKGYMHSLVADYAVSDNLQYIIQSDLLDTEDAAGATVRDTFGINQYLVYSVNDCLSLGGRFEWYQSEGVFDDGNNVDSDVYALTTGINYRPHANVLIRPEVRWDWVDGDYTGILENNDDDQTTFGFDTIFTF; encoded by the coding sequence GTGTGCGGTTGCGAGCCTGTTGGCTGCAGCACCGGATGCGACACCGAAGTAACTTGCGGTTGCGAAACTGTCGGTTGCTTGGGCGACTGTGGCTGCAACGATGGTTGCGATTCGGCCTGCGACAGCGGTTGCGACTCGGCCTTCGGTTGTGGTGCTGGCAGCTGCTTGCCCGGACTGGGTGACTGCTGCTTGGACGACCCTTACACACTGTTCGGCGACGTCTGCGGCATCGAAGTCGGCGGATGGGCGTCGATCGGCTACCACACAAAGGCATTGCCTTTGTTCAACAGCCGTCCTGACAACGTTCAGTTGCACCAGGCTTGGTTGTACGCTGAAAAAGCCATCGACACTTCGTGTGGCTTCGACATCGGTGGACGCATCGATTACGTCTACGGTACCGACGGACCCGACACGCAAGCGTTCGGAATCGACAACGGTCACTGGGACAACGACTGGGACAACGGTGGCGATTACGGCTCCGCGATTCCTCAGTTGTACACTGAAATGGGCTACGGCGACCTGTCGGTCAAAGTGGGTCACTTCTTCACCATCATCGGTTGGGAAGTTGTTGCCGCTCCGGACAACTTCTTCTACAGCCACGCTTACACGATGTACAACAGCGAGCCTTTCACCCACACCGGTGCTTTGGCGACGTACAACGTGTCGGATGACCTGAGCGTCTTTGGTGGATACACCATGGGCTGGGACAGCGGATTCGAAGACAACGGCGACAACTTCCTCGGCGGTTTCTCAGCTGGCCTGACGGATGACCTGACCCTGACCTACGCAACCACCATTGGTACGTTCGGTGAAGACAATGCCGGTGGCGTTGAAAAGGGTTACATGCACTCGCTGGTTGCTGACTACGCCGTCAGCGACAACCTGCAGTACATCATCCAGTCCGACTTGTTGGACACCGAAGATGCTGCTGGTGCGACCGTTCGTGACACGTTCGGCATCAACCAGTACTTGGTTTACAGCGTCAACGATTGCCTGTCTTTGGGCGGCCGCTTCGAGTGGTACCAAAGCGAAGGCGTCTTCGACGATGGAAACAATGTCGACAGCGACGTGTACGCTTTGACGACCGGTATCAACTACCGTCCTCACGCCAACGTCTTGATTCGTCCCGAAGTTCGTTGGGACTGGGTTGATGGCGACTACACCGGGATCTTGGAAAACAACGACGACGATCAAACCACGTTCGGTTTCGATACGATCTTCACGTTCTAA
- the rpmB gene encoding 50S ribosomal protein L28, whose amino-acid sequence MARQCEACGKKVQMGNRIETRGKAKYLGGVGTKITGCTRRKFVPNLQKVHVTLPNGTNKSMRVCTQCIRSGVVRKTVKTKPFDVSGSKKS is encoded by the coding sequence ATGGCACGACAGTGCGAAGCGTGCGGCAAGAAAGTCCAAATGGGCAACCGTATCGAAACCCGGGGTAAAGCGAAGTACTTGGGCGGTGTCGGTACCAAGATCACTGGTTGTACTCGCCGTAAATTTGTTCCCAACCTGCAAAAAGTTCACGTGACTTTGCCAAACGGCACCAACAAATCGATGCGAGTTTGCACGCAGTGCATCCGCAGCGGTGTCGTTCGTAAAACGGTGAAAACCAAACCGTTTGACGTCAGCGGCAGCAAAAAGTCCTGA
- the gatC gene encoding Asp-tRNA(Asn)/Glu-tRNA(Gln) amidotransferase subunit GatC, with the protein MSSSGNGSGGSVDIQKLARLARLQLTEQEQTDFGPQISDILGFVEQLSELDTSGVEPMTSALDVENRFRDDTPDESLSAEVATRTAPASQDGTFLVPPVLGNTSSKK; encoded by the coding sequence ATGTCCAGTTCCGGCAACGGCAGCGGCGGTTCAGTCGACATCCAAAAACTGGCTCGATTGGCTCGCCTTCAGCTAACGGAACAGGAGCAAACCGATTTTGGTCCGCAAATCTCGGACATCCTCGGTTTCGTTGAACAATTGTCTGAACTCGACACTTCCGGTGTCGAGCCGATGACCAGTGCGCTGGATGTCGAGAACCGATTCCGAGACGACACCCCTGACGAGAGCTTGTCAGCCGAGGTTGCGACGCGAACGGCTCCCGCCTCCCAAGACGGCACGTTTCTGGTGCCGCCCGTTCTCGGGAACACTTCTTCCAAGAAGTGA